The following DNA comes from Hordeum vulgare subsp. vulgare chromosome 3H, MorexV3_pseudomolecules_assembly, whole genome shotgun sequence.
GGGCAGCTGGTTGCCGTGAAGCAGCTGGACCTGGAGGGCCTGCAGGGCGACCGGGAGTTCGTGGTGGAGGTGCTGATGCTCAGCCTCCTCCACCACGACAACCTCGTCAGCCTCGTCGGCTACTGCTCCCACGGCCACCAGCGGTTGCTCGTCTACGAGTACATGGCACTCGGCTCCCTCGCCGaccacctcctcctcgtcggaGACCGCCTCGACACccagtcgccgtcgccgtcgccgtcgcgggCGCTGAGCTGGGAGACGCGGATGCGGGTGGCGCTGGGCGCCGCACGCGGCCTCGAGTACCTCCACGAGACGGCCAACCCGGCCGTCATCTACCGCGACCTCAAGTCCTCCAACGTCCTCCTCGACGACGCATTCTGCCCCAAGCTCTCCGACTTCGGCCTCGCCCGCCTATGCAGCACCTCCGGCCCCGGCCCCGGCCCCGGCGAGCGCTCCCCGCGCGTCATGGGCACCTACGGCTACTGCGCGCCCGAGTACATCCGCACCGGCCGCCTCAGCGTCAAGTCGGACGTCTACAGCTTCGGCGTCCTCCTGCTCGAGCTCATCACGGGGAGGCGGGCGGTCGACTTGGCAAGGCCGCCGCCGGAGCAGGTGCTCGTCACATGGGCCGCGCCCATGTTCAAGGACAGCAAGCGCTACCGCGACCTCGCCGACCCGCTGCTCCGCGGCGACTTCCCCGACCGCGACCTCAACCAGGCCGTCGCCGTCGCAGCCATGTGCCTGCAGGACCAGGCCTCCGCCAGGCCATGCATGAGCGACGCCGCCGTCACCCTCTCCTTCCTcgccgacgccgccgccgccagcgccgcGCAGCCGCTGCCGTTGCCTCCGCCCCAGCCCCAGCCCCAGGCCGATCGATGAAAACTTGCGACAACAAGCCCACAAATAGCTTAGCTTAAGCTCAATTCGATCATTAGGACAGGAGGATGGATGGAGTCGACCGTACGTGTTGATTGATTGATTTTGGCCATGTTGATTGATGACTACAGTAGTTTTCATGGATGGATCAactagatagatacttgtatgtatgtatatatgagtACCTGATCGATGATGAGTTGCACTCCAAAGAGCCAGTAgacacaaagtttccacattattACTAGTACATTTTTTTTTCATTGCCACTTGTTATTATTAACTTTAATCAGACCGGAATGACGCATTCGTGCTACGGCTAATAGTCGGCGGCGGGCCGATGGctcaaggtggaggaggaggggggaaagAGAGACCCGGAGGACGACGACATGTGCGATGGTATACAACGGAAGGGAAGTAGGGATGGCAATGTGTTGGGTTTGAAGCGGGTGGAGCTGGTCCAAATCTAACCAATGACCCATATTTCTATCCTCTATCCATCCATCAAAGTATACATGGTACAAATTGTACCCATGCTCAAAGGCTATTCAGATATCCATAAAGCTTCATGGGCATAGAAAAATCATCATGAAGCCTTTTGAAAGATCAAATTAACTCTTCATCGTTTGTTAACTAAGATTAGATTTAATAATTATGTTAGTGGATTTGTGGGGGATTAGGGAACATAGGTCACACTTTGACCTTCTCTGACTGTGAGCGACTTGG
Coding sequences within:
- the LOC123445764 gene encoding probable serine/threonine-protein kinase PBL25; the protein is MSCLSCFKPQQAADDDRDEVVEEKQAPSSAISIKRLGSRRNSLRTNSNSKSGAASRQASTRPSNITSCSARAFSYDQLAAATGNFRADCLLGEGGFGRVYRGRLDDGQLVAVKQLDLEGLQGDREFVVEVLMLSLLHHDNLVSLVGYCSHGHQRLLVYEYMALGSLADHLLLVGDRLDTQSPSPSPSRALSWETRMRVALGAARGLEYLHETANPAVIYRDLKSSNVLLDDAFCPKLSDFGLARLCSTSGPGPGPGERSPRVMGTYGYCAPEYIRTGRLSVKSDVYSFGVLLLELITGRRAVDLARPPPEQVLVTWAAPMFKDSKRYRDLADPLLRGDFPDRDLNQAVAVAAMCLQDQASARPCMSDAAVTLSFLADAAAASAAQPLPLPPPQPQPQADR